TTTATAATAAATACAACATAAATAATATAATATTATTAACTAAATAATGAAATATTCTATTACTTTAGTTTATTACAAAAAAAATAAGAGAGATTAGATAATGGCTAGAAAAAAAGTACAATATACCTTTGATTATGATTCCAAGTTCTTAAATGAACATAATGTTAAAAAATTAGCATATGATCTAACTCATGATTCAGATAATAGTGAGAAAATATTAGATTGTTTATTCACAGCAGAAGTAACAGATGAACAAATAGCAGAAGCTACCGGTATCAAATTAAACTTTGTGAGAAAAATCTTGTATAAATTCTATGATGTGGGAATGGCAAATTATACACGTAAAAAAGATCCTGAAACACAATGGTTTACATATTACTGGAGATTTGATTCAAGAAAAGCAGCACAAATACTTGAAAAACAATACAACCACCATAACCAGGAAATCAAAGAATCACTCGAATATGAAGAAAATAATATGTTCTTTGTATGTCCAAATGGATGTCGATATCCATTTAGTGAAGCAACAGATTTCCAATTTGTATGTCCAAGATGTAATGAAACTCTTGAATACAAAGATAATACAGATATAATAAATGATCTTAAAAAACTAGAATCAACATATAAAATAAATGAAGAATAAAAAAGATCATTCTACAACAAAAAAGAGAAATAAAAAATTAAAATACTATAACCTCCCACAATCCTTTCTTCTTTTACATTTTTATCTTTATATTTCAAAAAATAAAGATAATATGATAAACTTACTTTTAAATCTAAAAAGAGAAAGAATTATATAAATAATATGAAAATTACATAATTACTTCTAAAAATAATAAAATTTAATTTTATATAAAAAAGAAGAAAAAAAAAATAAACATTTTTTTATTTAAATAAAGTCAAAAAAAAAGTATAAAAAGGGTATAAAAAAATGAAAATAGAAAATATTGATGAACTAATAGAAGATGTATACACACAACTTAACATATCAGACTACATAAAAGATCATTCAGAAGCTGTATATCAAAGATCAAAATATATCACACAACACTATGATAATATAGATGAAGATCTAATAAAAGCTGGATGTAAACTACATGATGTAGGACGAATAGTAACATCAGATATAAAACATGCATATATTGGAGCTGACCTTTTAAGATCAATAGGTATTGATGAGAAAATCTGTAAAATAACAGAAAAACATATAGGTGCTGGAATAACACCAGATGAAGCAATAGAAAATAACCTACCTGATCGTAATTATATACCCGAAACACTAGAAGAAAAAATTGTAGCACATGCAGATAATCTAGTTCATGGAGTAACACCTGTAGATCTTGAATTTGTAATACAAAAATGGACAAATAAAAACATGAAAAAAGAATCAATAGACAGACTAATAAAACTACACAATGAACTAATAAGATGATCCATTATGCATACAATAATCTACACAGGACTATCAATACCATTTAATGAAGCTGAAAAAATATTACCAGATGCCACATATCTTCCACCAGTAAAACGTGGAGATATACTTGAAATATTAGAAAAATATGATGATATTGACATAATAGGAATAATAGATGGAGTCTTTCATCAAACACCAGCAGTAGCACATAAAGAAATACTAAAAGCACTAAAACATGATATAACAGTAGTGGGAGGTGCTAGTATGGGAGCACTAAGAGCATGTGAATTATACCCATATGGAATGATTGGTGTTGGAAATATATTTAAAGATTATAAAAATGAGATAATAGACTCAGATGATGATGTAGCAGTAGCATTAGATCCTGATACTCTAAAACCTCTATCTGATTCATGGATAAACATAAAATACAACCTAGAATATGCAACAAATGACTCAATAATAACTCACAAACAAAAAGATGAACTACTAAAAATTGCAAAAGAAACTTATTATCCTAAACGATCATTTAAGTATGTAATTGGAAAATCAAACATAACAAATAAAGATGAACTTCTAGAATATATAAAAAATAAAAACTTTGACATAAAATATGAAGATGCAAAAAAAACAATAGAAAAAATAAGAAAAATAAAAAAATATTAAAAAAAAAAATTATATGTGGTGATTTCAAATGAGTGAAGTGATAAGCAAATATAAGGCATTATGTGACTTTCTAAAAGATAAAAAATGCATACTAGCATTTAGTGGAGGATCAGATAGTACACTACTTGCACATGTTCTATCTGAAGTAAGCCCTGATTCACTACTTGTAACTGTAGATAATAACATGTTTGCACATGATTTTATAAGCTACACACAACAAAAAGCCAAGGAATTTAATCTACAACATAAGATAATAGAAAAAGATTTTCTTAAAAAATTCTCATTTAAATCAAATCCAAAAGGACGATGCTATAACTGTCGTAAAATAATGTTTGGATCAATAAAAAAACTACCAGAATTTAATGAATATGACTACTTTATTGAAGGAACAAATGTATCAGACTACCTTGAAGATAGACCAGGAGTACTAATAAACTATGAAGAAAAGATGATAAGTCCACTTGTTGAATGTGAAATATCAAAAGATGATGTACTAACAATACTTGAAAAACTAGATATAACATATTCACAAAATACAACATGTCTTGCAACACGAATAAAACTAAATGAAGAAGTAACTTCTGAAAAACTTAAACGTATAGATGAAGCTGAGGAAATTGCAAAACAAATACTACCTGAAATGTCAGATATACGAATACGAAGTCATGAAGATAATGCAATAATAGTTGTAAATGAACCATTTGAAATAGGAAATGAACGATTATTCCAACTAAAATATGCATTACTTGATCTTGGATTTAAAAAAGTAGTTCTTAACCTAATGCGATATCATAAAGGTGAATTAAACATAAAATCTGATAACGAAGGAAATATGATACAACATCTTCCATATAATATTGATTTACATCAAACATATAAACATATGAATAACAATGAAAAACTAGAAAATGACCACCTATCACTTGAAACTCAACATATAAAATATGATGATATTACAATATCTGAAAATGGTAAAATAAGTATGCCTGAAAATACAGATTTTGAAGATAAATTATTTAAAGTAATTACGTCAATTAAAAGAAGAAAAGAAATATAAAAAAAAGGAGGATATAAGTTCTCTTTTACTTATTTCTTTTTATAACCCACTACTTTTTTTAAATATTTTTTTTATATTTTAAATAAGATTAAATAAGTTAATTTTTTTTGTGATTTTATTTTTATTCAATCATTGCACGCATAAGATCACTTGATCTTACAAGTCCAATAGGTTCATGTGACATGTTAAGTACTGGTACTTGTTCTATGTTATATTGTCTTAGAATATTTGCACATTCTTTTACTGATGTTTTACGTGTTACTGTAATTAATTTGTCATTCATAACATCACGTGCTTCTTTATCTGAAAATTTAAGTATATTTTTAATAATATACATTACACTTTCACTATTCCATGTCCATTTATCGCCCTCAGTTCCTATTGAACTACTTTTTACTACTTGTTCTTGTGCTACACGACTTTCTGCGATGAAATCTGTTTCTGTTAGTATTCCTGATGCTTTTCCTTCATCATTTACTGTTACTATTGATTTGAAGTTAAAGTATCTGCTTATTGAGTATGCAACTGATATTGGTGTTTTATCCCATACTGTTGGTACACTTCGAATCATGTATTTTTCGATTGGTTCTATGTTATTTGTCTTCCATAATGCTTTGTTGATTATATCTGCTGATGTTACAATTCCTACAAGTTCATTATCTATTGTAATTGGTATACGTCTTATGTTGTTGTTGATCATTTTTTGTACTACTGATTTGATATCTTCTTCTGGTGATGCTGTTATTGGATTTCGTGTCATGACCATTGCTACTTGTTCTTCATCAGGATTTTTTATAAGATCAGTTCTTGTTATTACCCCTACAAGTTCATTTGTTTGTTTTTTTACAATTGGTAGTCCTGATAGTCTTGTGTCTCTTAGTTTTTCATAAATTCCATGAATTGCCCCTGGAACTGATCCTGACTGAACATCTTCTGTCATTATTTCCTTAATTTCCATTGTTATAAACCTTCTGTATTTT
The sequence above is drawn from the Methanosphaera cuniculi genome and encodes:
- the tfe gene encoding transcription factor E; translated protein: MARKKVQYTFDYDSKFLNEHNVKKLAYDLTHDSDNSEKILDCLFTAEVTDEQIAEATGIKLNFVRKILYKFYDVGMANYTRKKDPETQWFTYYWRFDSRKAAQILEKQYNHHNQEIKESLEYEENNMFFVCPNGCRYPFSEATDFQFVCPRCNETLEYKDNTDIINDLKKLESTYKINEE
- a CDS encoding HD domain-containing protein produces the protein MKIENIDELIEDVYTQLNISDYIKDHSEAVYQRSKYITQHYDNIDEDLIKAGCKLHDVGRIVTSDIKHAYIGADLLRSIGIDEKICKITEKHIGAGITPDEAIENNLPDRNYIPETLEEKIVAHADNLVHGVTPVDLEFVIQKWTNKNMKKESIDRLIKLHNELIR
- a CDS encoding TfuA-related McrA-glycine thioamidation protein — encoded protein: MHTIIYTGLSIPFNEAEKILPDATYLPPVKRGDILEILEKYDDIDIIGIIDGVFHQTPAVAHKEILKALKHDITVVGGASMGALRACELYPYGMIGVGNIFKDYKNEIIDSDDDVAVALDPDTLKPLSDSWINIKYNLEYATNDSIITHKQKDELLKIAKETYYPKRSFKYVIGKSNITNKDELLEYIKNKNFDIKYEDAKKTIEKIRKIKKY
- the larE gene encoding ATP-dependent sacrificial sulfur transferase LarE; this translates as MSEVISKYKALCDFLKDKKCILAFSGGSDSTLLAHVLSEVSPDSLLVTVDNNMFAHDFISYTQQKAKEFNLQHKIIEKDFLKKFSFKSNPKGRCYNCRKIMFGSIKKLPEFNEYDYFIEGTNVSDYLEDRPGVLINYEEKMISPLVECEISKDDVLTILEKLDITYSQNTTCLATRIKLNEEVTSEKLKRIDEAEEIAKQILPEMSDIRIRSHEDNAIIVVNEPFEIGNERLFQLKYALLDLGFKKVVLNLMRYHKGELNIKSDNEGNMIQHLPYNIDLHQTYKHMNNNEKLENDHLSLETQHIKYDDITISENGKISMPENTDFEDKLFKVITSIKRRKEI
- a CDS encoding CBS domain-containing protein, translated to MEIKEIMTEDVQSGSVPGAIHGIYEKLRDTRLSGLPIVKKQTNELVGVITRTDLIKNPDEEQVAMVMTRNPITASPEEDIKSVVQKMINNNIRRIPITIDNELVGIVTSADIINKALWKTNNIEPIEKYMIRSVPTVWDKTPISVAYSISRYFNFKSIVTVNDEGKASGILTETDFIAESRVAQEQVVKSSSIGTEGDKWTWNSESVMYIIKNILKFSDKEARDVMNDKLITVTRKTSVKECANILRQYNIEQVPVLNMSHEPIGLVRSSDLMRAMIE